The Bacillota bacterium genome window below encodes:
- a CDS encoding amino acid--tRNA ligase-related protein, protein EAMAQYGSDKPDLRAPGRVRDVTELFRASPYRIFAEAAAAGRRVKALAMPSGIQVSRRELDEMVERAPQLGVRGIVWAVVDGEELRSPIARHLGNAEKQGLLGLAREESAGLLVLIADQEEAAATALGRLRLEIAEQHGAVATGRWEFLWVVDFPLLEYSAEERRWQARHHPFTSPRPDDLDLLEKDPGRVRARAYDLVLNGTELGGGSIRIHDRQIQERVFAVLGLEPEEARRQFGFLLEAFEYGPPPHGGIALGLDRLVMMLAGRSTIRDVIAFPKTAQATCPLTGAPAPISDRQLRELHIRTTAPVA, encoded by the coding sequence GAGGCGATGGCGCAGTACGGGTCCGACAAGCCCGACCTGCGCGCTCCCGGCCGCGTTCGCGACGTGACCGAACTCTTCAGGGCCAGCCCTTACCGCATCTTTGCCGAAGCGGCCGCGGCGGGCCGCCGCGTCAAGGCGCTGGCGATGCCGTCCGGCATCCAGGTCTCCCGCCGCGAACTGGACGAGATGGTGGAACGCGCGCCCCAGCTCGGGGTCCGGGGGATCGTTTGGGCCGTCGTGGACGGCGAGGAACTGCGCTCCCCCATCGCGCGGCACCTGGGCAACGCGGAGAAGCAGGGCCTTCTCGGGCTGGCGCGCGAGGAGTCCGCGGGGCTTCTGGTCTTGATCGCCGACCAAGAGGAGGCGGCGGCCACAGCCCTCGGGAGGCTGCGGCTCGAGATCGCCGAGCAGCACGGGGCCGTCGCGACAGGCCGCTGGGAGTTTCTGTGGGTGGTGGACTTCCCGCTGCTGGAGTACTCCGCCGAGGAACGGCGCTGGCAGGCCCGCCACCACCCCTTCACCTCGCCACGCCCCGACGACCTGGATCTGCTCGAAAAGGACCCGGGCCGGGTGCGAGCGCGAGCGTACGACCTGGTGCTCAACGGCACGGAGCTGGGCGGGGGGAGCATCCGCATCCACGACCGTCAGATCCAGGAGCGGGTTTTTGCCGTGCTGGGGCTGGAGCCGGAGGAGGCCCGGCGGCAGTTCGGCTTCCTGCTGGAGGCGTTCGAGTACGGTCCGCCTCCGCATGGAGGGATCGCGCTGGGGCTCGACCGCCTGGTGATGATGCTTGCCGGGCGAAGCACCATCCGGGACGTCATCGCGTTCCCGAAGACGGCGCAGGCCACGTGTCCGCTGACGGGCGCGCCGGCCCCCATCTCGGACCGGCAGTTGCGGGAACTGCACATCCGCACGACCGCCCCGGTGGCATGA